The following coding sequences are from one Limnobacter sp. SAORIC-580 window:
- the hisB gene encoding imidazoleglycerol-phosphate dehydratase HisB produces the protein MRTAEVTRNTLETQITVKINLDGTGERHLDTGVPFLDHMLEQISRHGLFDLHIVAKGDLHIDAHHTVEDTGITLGMAFTKALGDKKGIVRYGHSYVPLDEALSRVVIDLSGRPGLHQDIPFTRASIGAFDVDLVFEFFQGFVNHALCTLHIDNLKGVNSHHQCETVFKAFGRALRMAVAIDERQQGAIPSTKGAL, from the coding sequence ATGAGAACCGCAGAAGTTACCCGCAATACCCTGGAAACCCAGATCACCGTGAAAATCAATCTGGACGGTACAGGCGAACGCCACCTCGACACGGGCGTGCCATTTTTGGACCACATGCTGGAACAAATCTCGCGCCACGGCCTGTTCGACCTTCACATCGTGGCCAAGGGTGACCTGCACATTGATGCTCACCACACCGTGGAAGACACGGGCATTACCTTGGGTATGGCATTCACGAAAGCCCTGGGCGACAAAAAAGGAATCGTGCGTTACGGCCACAGCTATGTGCCGCTGGACGAAGCCCTGTCGCGCGTGGTGATTGACCTCTCGGGGCGCCCCGGTCTGCATCAGGATATTCCGTTCACACGTGCCAGCATTGGCGCATTTGATGTCGATTTGGTGTTTGAGTTTTTCCAGGGTTTTGTAAACCATGCCCTGTGCACCTTGCACATTGACAACCTGAAGGGTGTGAACTCACACCACCAGTGTGAAACCGTGTTCAAGGCGTTTGGCCGTGCTTTGCGCATGGCAGTTGCAATTGATGAACGTCAACAGGGTGCCATTCCCAGTACCAAAGGTGCTTTGTGA
- a CDS encoding ABC transporter ATP-binding protein: protein MSFALELSSVSKYFGEFRSLNNVSLTVQEGEFFALLGPNGAGKTTLINIIAGLSRASAGAAKVMGFDVVDQFRDARRSIGIVPQELVFDPFFSVRETLRFQSGYFGLKKNDDWIDELLHSLSLMDKADNNMRTLSGGMKRRVMVAQALVHKPPVIVLDEPTAGVDVELRQTLWKFIAGLNQKGHTILLTTHYLEEAETLCNRIAMLKKGEVLTVDTTPNLLKKHANQTLNMQLNGVLPASLQAKVLKANVSEGRYTLALNGPAEIEQILAQCRKDHLDVLECSIEKPDLEEVFVQLMSGGAK, encoded by the coding sequence ATGTCGTTTGCACTAGAGCTAAGCTCGGTATCCAAATATTTTGGTGAATTCCGTTCCTTGAACAATGTGTCGCTCACAGTTCAGGAAGGGGAATTTTTCGCCTTGCTCGGCCCCAATGGCGCCGGCAAAACCACACTGATTAATATTATTGCGGGTCTAAGCCGGGCCAGTGCGGGCGCAGCCAAGGTCATGGGTTTTGACGTGGTGGATCAGTTTCGCGATGCGCGCCGAAGCATTGGCATCGTGCCCCAGGAACTGGTTTTTGACCCGTTTTTTTCGGTGCGGGAAACCTTGCGTTTTCAGTCAGGCTACTTTGGCTTGAAAAAGAACGACGACTGGATTGACGAACTATTGCATTCGCTGAGCCTGATGGACAAGGCCGACAACAACATGCGCACCTTGTCGGGTGGCATGAAGCGCCGTGTGATGGTTGCCCAGGCCCTGGTTCACAAGCCGCCGGTGATTGTGCTGGACGAGCCTACTGCAGGTGTTGATGTGGAACTGCGTCAAACGCTTTGGAAATTCATTGCTGGCCTGAACCAAAAGGGACACACAATTCTGCTGACCACGCATTACCTTGAGGAGGCAGAAACCTTGTGCAACCGCATCGCCATGTTGAAAAAGGGCGAGGTACTGACTGTGGACACCACGCCCAACCTGCTGAAAAAGCATGCCAATCAAACCCTGAACATGCAGTTGAATGGTGTACTGCCCGCCAGCCTGCAAGCCAAGGTATTGAAAGCCAATGTGAGCGAGGGGCGTTATACGCTGGCATTGAATGGCCCTGCCGAAATCGAGCAAATACTGGCTCAATGCCGCAAAGACCACTTGGACGTATTGGAGTGCAGCATCGAAAAGCCAGATCTTGAAGAGGTATTTGTGCAACTGATGAGCGGGGGTGCCAAATGA
- a CDS encoding BolA family protein — MLLPETVRGYIAQGLECEHLTVSGDGQHFEAVIVASAFEGLRAIQRHQKVYAVLGDRMRAEIHALSMKTLTPAEWAQQQV, encoded by the coding sequence ATGTTGTTGCCTGAAACCGTTCGCGGCTATATTGCGCAGGGCTTGGAATGTGAGCACCTCACCGTGTCTGGTGACGGTCAGCATTTTGAGGCGGTCATCGTGGCCAGTGCGTTTGAAGGACTGCGTGCCATTCAGCGCCATCAAAAAGTGTATGCAGTACTGGGTGACAGAATGCGTGCAGAGATTCACGCCCTGTCGATGAAAACATTGACGCCCGCGGAATGGGCTCAACAACAAGTGTAA
- the murA gene encoding UDP-N-acetylglucosamine 1-carboxyvinyltransferase, translating to MDSFLVRGGKPLHGEVSISGAKNAALPILCASLLTAEPVTITNVPRLRDINTCLRLLGSMGVQCFWHGENQLALRAEEISEPIASYDLVKTMRASILVLGPLVARFGEASVSLPGGCAIGQRPVDQHIKGLQAMGAEITIEKGYIHAKAKRLKGARIVTDMVTVTGTENLMMAAALAEGTTIIENAAREPEVVDLAKMLVKMGAKIEGIGTDTITVHGVEKLHGCEYQVMPDRIEAGTFLCAVAACGGNITLNNTDADSMDATIEKLRTAGVSIEVDGTKIHASMNTRPKAVGARTAPFPGFATDMQAQLMAVNCVADGTAVVNETIFENRFMHVQEMVRLGANIEIEGHTAIIKGVERLDGATVMATDLRASAGLVIAGLAAGDETRIDRIYHLDRGYDRMEEKLRKLGADVTRVAQ from the coding sequence ATGGATTCATTTTTGGTTCGTGGCGGAAAGCCGCTTCACGGAGAAGTGTCGATTTCTGGCGCGAAGAATGCGGCCTTGCCCATTTTGTGCGCAAGTTTGCTGACCGCCGAACCGGTCACCATTACCAATGTGCCGCGTCTTCGCGACATCAACACCTGCCTGCGCTTGCTGGGCTCCATGGGTGTTCAGTGTTTTTGGCATGGTGAAAACCAACTGGCCTTGCGTGCAGAAGAAATTTCTGAGCCCATCGCCAGTTACGATCTGGTGAAAACCATGCGCGCCAGTATTCTGGTGCTGGGCCCCTTGGTGGCCCGTTTCGGTGAGGCCAGCGTCAGTTTGCCGGGTGGTTGCGCCATCGGCCAGCGCCCTGTCGATCAACACATCAAGGGTCTTCAGGCCATGGGTGCCGAAATTACCATTGAAAAGGGCTACATTCACGCCAAGGCCAAGCGTTTGAAGGGCGCGCGCATTGTGACCGACATGGTGACTGTGACCGGGACCGAGAACCTGATGATGGCAGCCGCTTTGGCAGAAGGCACTACCATTATCGAAAACGCCGCCCGCGAGCCCGAAGTGGTGGATCTGGCCAAGATGCTGGTAAAAATGGGTGCAAAAATTGAAGGTATTGGCACAGACACCATTACCGTTCATGGCGTTGAAAAGCTGCATGGTTGCGAATACCAAGTGATGCCTGATCGAATTGAGGCGGGCACCTTTCTGTGTGCGGTGGCAGCCTGCGGTGGCAACATTACCTTGAACAACACCGACGCAGACAGCATGGACGCAACCATTGAAAAGCTGCGCACGGCGGGTGTGAGCATTGAAGTGGACGGCACAAAAATTCACGCCAGCATGAATACGCGCCCCAAGGCTGTGGGCGCGCGCACAGCGCCATTTCCCGGCTTTGCAACCGACATGCAGGCCCAGTTAATGGCGGTGAACTGTGTGGCTGATGGCACCGCAGTGGTCAATGAAACCATTTTTGAGAACCGCTTCATGCACGTTCAGGAAATGGTGCGATTGGGTGCCAATATTGAAATTGAAGGCCACACGGCGATTATCAAAGGCGTTGAGCGGCTGGATGGTGCCACAGTGATGGCCACCGACCTGCGCGCCTCTGCTGGCCTGGTGATTGCTGGTTTGGCTGCCGGCGATGAAACGCGAATTGACCGCATTTATCACCTGGATCGCGGGTATGACAGAATGGAAGAGAAGCTGCGCAAACTGGGCGCAGATGTGACGAGAGTAGCCCAATGA
- the hisC gene encoding histidinol-phosphate transaminase, whose amino-acid sequence MSLLQKTIRADVQATNAYVVAPSAGMLKLDAMENPQGMPAALLDKLAQQLKTAELNRYPAPKALELEAALRACTAIPKAAHVLFGNGSDELIDLIIRACCMPGDAVLSPVPTFVMYAVYSQWSHARFVGVDLNPDFTLNMPAMLKAISTNQPKVVFLAYPNNPTGVALREAEIVQIIEATPGLVVVDEAYEAFADASFMARVLEFPNVLVLRTFSKLGLAGARLGYAVASPAWVEQIDKVRPPYNVNVLTRIAVQFALEHFDAFEAQAKLLREQRDVLTESLKNLKTPNGDVEVFDSYANFVLFRIPNALEVFDALKNKGILVKYVGKAHPLLQNCLRVTVSTEQENQQFLVAVQQSIDEVATKAA is encoded by the coding sequence ATGAGCCTACTTCAAAAAACAATTCGTGCTGATGTGCAGGCCACCAATGCTTACGTGGTGGCTCCTTCGGCCGGCATGTTGAAGCTGGATGCCATGGAGAACCCCCAGGGCATGCCTGCAGCTTTGCTGGATAAGCTTGCGCAGCAATTAAAAACTGCGGAGTTGAACCGATACCCCGCGCCCAAAGCACTGGAGCTGGAAGCAGCCTTGCGCGCCTGCACGGCCATTCCCAAAGCGGCGCATGTGTTGTTTGGAAATGGCTCGGATGAACTGATCGATCTGATTATTCGTGCCTGCTGCATGCCTGGTGATGCGGTGCTTTCGCCCGTGCCCACCTTCGTGATGTATGCCGTGTACAGCCAATGGAGCCACGCCCGTTTTGTGGGAGTCGACCTGAACCCCGACTTCACCTTGAACATGCCCGCCATGTTAAAAGCCATTTCCACAAATCAGCCCAAAGTGGTGTTTTTGGCCTACCCGAACAACCCCACAGGTGTGGCGCTGCGCGAAGCCGAAATTGTTCAAATCATTGAGGCCACGCCTGGCCTGGTGGTGGTGGATGAAGCGTATGAAGCTTTCGCCGATGCGTCGTTCATGGCCCGGGTGCTTGAATTTCCAAACGTATTGGTGCTGCGCACTTTCTCCAAGCTTGGCCTTGCCGGTGCCCGTTTGGGCTACGCCGTGGCCAGCCCCGCCTGGGTGGAACAAATCGACAAAGTACGCCCGCCCTACAATGTGAACGTGCTCACGCGGATTGCGGTGCAGTTTGCACTTGAGCATTTCGATGCTTTTGAGGCGCAAGCCAAACTGCTGCGCGAACAGCGCGATGTGCTGACCGAGTCACTGAAAAACCTGAAAACACCCAATGGCGACGTTGAAGTGTTTGATTCTTACGCCAATTTCGTACTTTTCCGTATCCCGAATGCGCTTGAGGTCTTTGATGCCCTGAAAAACAAGGGTATCTTGGTGAAATACGTGGGCAAAGCCCACCCCTTGTTGCAAAACTGCTTGCGCGTTACCGTGAGCACTGAGCAAGAGAATCAGCAGTTTTTGGTGGCTGTTCAACAATCCATCGACGAAGTGGCCACAAAAGCCGCATAA
- a CDS encoding STAS domain-containing protein encodes MKVSADQITVRNGDQVIAEVAKAFALGDHVIDFSAVRHVDSTALAVILAAKRVLKSDKTLELQHPPAQLNSLIAAYGVQSLFS; translated from the coding sequence ATGAAGGTGTCGGCTGATCAAATTACCGTTCGCAACGGAGACCAAGTGATCGCCGAGGTCGCCAAGGCATTCGCCTTGGGCGACCATGTCATCGACTTTTCAGCAGTCAGGCACGTGGACTCCACCGCATTGGCCGTTATTCTCGCGGCCAAGCGAGTGCTTAAATCAGACAAAACCCTTGAACTCCAACATCCTCCTGCGCAGCTGAACAGTTTGATTGCTGCCTACGGAGTACAATCTCTCTTCTCCTAA
- the hisH gene encoding imidazole glycerol phosphate synthase subunit HisH: MSLVAVVDYGMGNLRSVAQALQHVKLENQEIQITDDPALIDRASRVVLPGQGAMPDCMKALRESGLMEAVYRAAESKPLFGVCVGEQMMMERSAEGPAECLSLFPGDVVKFDPRLTVECGLKVPHMGWNQVNQRTQHPMWAGIEDGAWFYFVHSYHVNPVNPDHVAGETDYGVRFTCAIARDNIFATQFHPEKSAEDGLRLYSNFLRWNP; the protein is encoded by the coding sequence GTGAGTCTAGTTGCCGTTGTTGATTACGGCATGGGCAACCTGCGTTCGGTGGCCCAGGCCTTGCAACATGTAAAGCTCGAAAATCAGGAAATCCAGATTACCGACGACCCTGCCTTGATTGACCGGGCCAGCCGGGTTGTGCTGCCTGGGCAGGGTGCCATGCCAGACTGCATGAAAGCACTTCGGGAATCGGGCTTGATGGAAGCCGTGTACCGCGCTGCCGAATCAAAGCCCTTGTTTGGTGTGTGTGTTGGCGAGCAAATGATGATGGAGCGCAGCGCTGAAGGGCCTGCTGAATGCCTTTCCCTGTTTCCGGGTGATGTTGTGAAGTTTGATCCCCGCCTGACTGTGGAATGTGGCCTGAAGGTGCCGCACATGGGCTGGAACCAGGTGAACCAGCGCACCCAGCACCCCATGTGGGCCGGCATTGAAGACGGTGCATGGTTCTATTTTGTGCACAGCTATCATGTCAACCCCGTCAATCCGGACCATGTTGCGGGTGAAACAGACTACGGCGTTCGCTTTACCTGCGCCATCGCACGGGATAACATCTTTGCAACACAGTTTCATCCTGAAAAAAGTGCTGAGGACGGCTTAAGGCTGTACTCCAACTTTTTAAGATGGAACCCCTGA
- the hisG gene encoding ATP phosphoribosyltransferase: protein MITLALSKGRIFEETLPLLEKAGIVPSEDPEKSRKLIIGTNRADVQIIIVRATDVPTYVQHGAADLGVAGKDVLIEHSGAGLYQPLDLNIAKCRLCVAAPEGFDYASAVKQGARLRIATKYVNSAREHFANRGVHVDLIKLYGSMELAPLVGLADAIVDLVSTGSTLRANKLVEVEEICEISSRLVVNQAALKMKYEALQPILDVFTQAVA from the coding sequence ATGATTACACTGGCCCTGTCCAAGGGACGCATTTTTGAGGAAACGCTGCCCCTGCTGGAGAAAGCGGGCATTGTGCCGTCCGAGGACCCTGAAAAATCGCGCAAGCTCATTATTGGTACCAACCGTGCCGATGTGCAAATCATCATCGTGCGCGCAACCGATGTACCCACCTATGTGCAGCACGGGGCCGCCGATTTGGGCGTGGCCGGAAAAGACGTGCTGATTGAACATTCCGGTGCGGGCTTGTATCAACCGCTCGATTTGAACATTGCCAAATGCCGCTTGTGTGTAGCGGCGCCTGAAGGCTTTGACTATGCCAGCGCAGTCAAGCAGGGTGCGCGTTTGCGCATCGCCACCAAGTATGTCAACAGTGCCCGCGAGCACTTCGCCAATCGCGGTGTGCATGTGGACTTGATCAAGTTGTATGGCTCCATGGAACTGGCGCCACTGGTGGGCCTGGCCGATGCCATCGTGGATTTGGTCAGCACCGGTTCAACCTTGCGCGCCAACAAGCTGGTCGAGGTTGAGGAAATTTGTGAAATATCTTCCCGTTTGGTGGTCAACCAGGCGGCATTGAAAATGAAGTACGAGGCTTTGCAGCCGATTCTGGATGTGTTCACCCAAGCAGTAGCGTGA
- the hisD gene encoding histidinol dehydrogenase has product MSSQIRRLSTEDANFAEQFRALLAYEEQRDPHVEGAVADIIHAVRKRGDEALLEFTEKFDRVKANSAAELEIGQAELKQAFDTLDSAQREALKVAAQRVRAFHERQVAESWEFTEADGTRLGQRVTPLDRAGLYVPGGKAAYPSSVLMNAVPAKVAGVKEVIMVVPTPSGVKNQMVLAAAHLAGVDRVFTIGGAQAVAALAYGTQTVPRVDKIVGPGNAYVAEAKRRVFGAVGIDMIAGPSEILVICDGSTNADWIAMDLFSQAEHDEMAQSILLSPSKEFLDNVQASIKRLMDTMPRATVIATSLKNRGALIQVRDMDEACELSNQIAPEHLELSVQDPDAWVGKLRHAGAIFMGPYSSESLGDYCAGPNHVLPTAGTARFSSPLGVYDFQKRSSIIFASREGASTLGEVAAELAYGEGLPAHARSAEYRVGPKFRKAD; this is encoded by the coding sequence ATGTCTTCCCAAATTCGTCGATTGTCTACAGAAGATGCCAACTTTGCCGAGCAGTTTCGTGCATTGCTCGCCTATGAAGAACAACGCGATCCGCATGTAGAAGGTGCGGTGGCAGACATTATTCATGCAGTGCGAAAACGTGGCGATGAAGCCTTGCTTGAGTTCACCGAGAAGTTTGATCGAGTGAAGGCGAATAGCGCAGCTGAGCTTGAAATTGGGCAAGCCGAATTGAAGCAAGCCTTCGATACCCTCGATTCTGCCCAGCGCGAGGCTTTGAAAGTGGCTGCCCAACGCGTGCGTGCATTTCACGAGCGCCAGGTGGCAGAAAGCTGGGAATTCACCGAGGCCGACGGCACCCGCCTGGGGCAACGTGTCACGCCGCTTGATCGCGCCGGTTTGTATGTGCCCGGTGGCAAGGCGGCGTACCCGTCTTCCGTGCTGATGAATGCCGTACCCGCCAAAGTGGCTGGCGTAAAAGAAGTGATCATGGTGGTGCCCACACCCAGTGGCGTAAAAAACCAAATGGTGTTGGCCGCTGCGCACTTGGCTGGTGTTGACCGCGTATTCACCATTGGTGGGGCGCAGGCGGTGGCTGCATTGGCCTATGGCACGCAAACCGTGCCGCGTGTGGACAAAATTGTGGGCCCGGGCAATGCCTATGTGGCCGAAGCAAAGCGCCGCGTGTTTGGTGCAGTCGGCATCGACATGATTGCTGGTCCCTCTGAAATTCTCGTGATTTGCGACGGCAGCACCAATGCGGACTGGATCGCCATGGACCTGTTTAGCCAGGCTGAACACGACGAAATGGCACAGTCCATTCTGCTGAGCCCCAGCAAGGAATTTCTCGACAATGTTCAGGCCAGTATCAAACGCCTCATGGACACCATGCCGCGTGCCACCGTGATCGCTACATCGCTGAAGAATCGCGGTGCCTTGATACAAGTGCGAGACATGGACGAAGCCTGCGAGCTGAGCAATCAGATTGCACCCGAACACCTGGAATTGAGTGTGCAAGACCCGGACGCCTGGGTCGGAAAGTTACGCCACGCCGGTGCCATTTTCATGGGGCCTTACAGCAGCGAATCGCTGGGCGATTATTGCGCAGGCCCCAACCACGTGTTGCCCACTGCGGGCACGGCACGGTTCAGCTCACCCTTGGGTGTGTACGACTTTCAGAAGCGCAGCAGCATTATTTTTGCCAGCCGTGAAGGTGCCAGTACACTGGGCGAAGTAGCCGCAGAACTGGCCTATGGTGAAGGCCTGCCAGCCCACGCGCGCTCTGCAGAGTATCGCGTTGGTCCGAAATTCAGAAAGGCAGACTGA
- a CDS encoding MlaC/ttg2D family ABC transporter substrate-binding protein encodes MNIAVNKLFQWVAAAALGFGLIAQPAMAQDMPANEFVEKFSNEVLAEIKARKQELLADPKKLDALIDQKVMPNVNFRKMTQLVVGRPWREATPEQREQITKEFRTLLVKTYSGALAQVGDQTLQVDRLRARPEDTDVIVNSRVIQKGAPPVDLAYRVEKKDGKWLIYDLSVLGLWLVDSYKAQFGTVLSNSGVDGLIQTLKTLNAKG; translated from the coding sequence ATGAATATTGCAGTGAACAAGTTATTTCAATGGGTTGCGGCCGCAGCTTTGGGTTTTGGCCTGATTGCCCAGCCAGCCATGGCGCAGGACATGCCTGCCAATGAGTTTGTTGAAAAGTTCAGCAATGAAGTGCTGGCTGAGATCAAGGCACGCAAGCAGGAACTGTTGGCTGACCCCAAAAAGCTGGATGCCCTGATTGACCAGAAAGTGATGCCCAACGTGAACTTTCGGAAAATGACCCAGTTGGTGGTGGGTCGGCCTTGGCGCGAAGCCACGCCAGAGCAGCGCGAGCAAATTACCAAAGAGTTTCGCACCCTTCTGGTGAAAACCTATTCCGGCGCTTTGGCGCAGGTGGGTGATCAAACCCTGCAGGTAGACCGTCTGCGAGCTCGCCCGGAAGACACGGATGTGATCGTGAATAGCCGTGTTATTCAGAAAGGCGCTCCGCCAGTGGATTTGGCTTACCGTGTCGAAAAGAAAGACGGCAAATGGCTGATTTATGACCTGAGTGTGTTGGGTCTGTGGTTGGTTGATTCCTACAAAGCCCAGTTCGGCACTGTGCTTTCCAACTCAGGGGTAGATGGTTTGATTCAAACCTTGAAAACCCTGAACGCGAAGGGTTGA
- a CDS encoding MlaA family lipoprotein, with protein sequence MSIRKVILLLGVLGLSSACTSMRAPSESDPLEGFNRSVDGFNQVVDKAVVKPLAQGYDKVTPPEIKTVIGNFFSNLDDISVAVNNLLQGKPKAAGSDITRFALNTTIGIVGLADVATELGFQKNDEDFGQTLGVWGVGSGPYLVLPLLGPSTLRDAPARLVDAPLDPLYHYDDVRVRNSLLVVNVVNTRARLLPATDLVERVALDQYAFVRDAYLKRRASLVRDGAPDPDEQGYEDFEEESRSHIPESFPPFKAALMQIEPSSAASNAQPDSNSPIGLPIDLQQSERAKSGLGLLN encoded by the coding sequence ATGTCCATTCGAAAAGTGATTTTGCTGCTAGGCGTGCTTGGCTTGTCCAGCGCATGCACCAGCATGCGCGCCCCTTCTGAGTCAGACCCCTTGGAAGGATTCAACCGTTCTGTTGACGGATTTAACCAAGTGGTTGACAAGGCGGTGGTGAAGCCACTGGCGCAGGGTTACGACAAGGTAACGCCGCCAGAAATCAAAACTGTGATCGGAAATTTCTTTTCCAATCTCGATGACATCAGCGTCGCGGTCAACAACTTGCTGCAAGGCAAGCCCAAGGCAGCAGGCAGCGACATCACGCGTTTTGCCCTGAATACAACCATCGGAATTGTGGGTTTGGCCGACGTGGCCACAGAACTGGGATTCCAGAAAAACGACGAGGATTTTGGTCAAACCTTGGGCGTGTGGGGTGTGGGTTCAGGCCCTTACCTGGTGTTGCCTCTCTTGGGGCCCAGCACCTTGCGTGACGCACCTGCCCGGCTTGTCGATGCGCCGCTTGATCCGCTTTATCACTATGACGACGTCAGGGTGCGTAACAGTTTGCTGGTTGTGAACGTGGTGAACACCCGTGCGCGACTGTTGCCAGCTACTGACCTGGTAGAACGCGTGGCACTGGACCAATACGCTTTTGTGCGCGACGCCTACTTGAAGCGCCGTGCCAGTTTGGTGCGAGATGGTGCCCCTGACCCCGACGAGCAAGGCTACGAGGATTTCGAGGAAGAGTCGCGTAGCCACATTCCCGAGTCCTTTCCACCCTTCAAGGCTGCGTTGATGCAGATTGAACCAAGCAGTGCGGCTTCGAATGCACAGCCCGACTCAAATTCACCCATTGGCTTGCCAATCGACCTGCAGCAAAGCGAGCGGGCCAAGTCTGGCTTGGGTTTGTTGAACTGA
- the mlaD gene encoding outer membrane lipid asymmetry maintenance protein MlaD produces the protein MKKNTAVDFWVGLFVLIGALALVFLALKAGNLSSFTTGDQYRVTAEFDNIGGLKPRAPVKSAGVTVGRVANINLDPVTFRAVVSLDLEEGFEFPKDSSARILTSGLLGEQYVGIEAGGDLENLASGEKFARTQSAVVLENLISQFLFSKASEGDSEK, from the coding sequence ATGAAAAAGAACACGGCAGTGGATTTTTGGGTGGGCCTGTTTGTGCTGATTGGTGCACTTGCTCTGGTATTTCTCGCCTTGAAGGCAGGCAACCTGAGTTCTTTCACCACAGGTGACCAATACCGGGTGACAGCTGAATTTGACAATATCGGTGGTCTGAAGCCCCGTGCGCCGGTCAAAAGTGCGGGCGTTACCGTGGGGCGCGTGGCCAACATCAATCTTGATCCAGTCACATTCCGAGCAGTCGTGTCCCTGGATTTGGAGGAGGGCTTCGAGTTTCCCAAGGACTCTTCAGCTAGAATTCTCACTTCAGGCTTGCTGGGCGAGCAATATGTGGGTATTGAGGCCGGTGGAGATCTCGAGAATCTAGCCAGCGGCGAGAAGTTTGCGCGTACCCAGTCTGCCGTGGTACTCGAAAACCTGATTAGCCAGTTTCTGTTTAGCAAAGCCTCGGAAGGCGACTCCGAAAAGTGA
- a CDS encoding ABC transporter permease, with protein MTGWQTLFKKEILRFWKVSFQTVLAPVVTALLYLMIFSHVLDGKVEPYPGVSYAAFLVPGLVMMSVLQNAFANSSSSLIQSKITGNLVFVLLPPLSHLEFFSAYVLASMARGIAVGLGVLLVTVAFVGLHVSNPVWILVHALVGSALLGTMGVIAGIWAEKFDQLAAFQNFIIMPATFLSGVFYSIHSLPAVWQTVSHFNPFFYLIDGFRYGFFGVSDVSPWFSLAIGLSAWAVLTVIAMRMVTSGYKLRG; from the coding sequence ATGACTGGTTGGCAAACCCTGTTCAAGAAAGAAATTCTGCGCTTCTGGAAAGTCAGCTTTCAAACTGTGCTGGCCCCGGTGGTTACAGCCTTGCTGTACCTCATGATTTTCTCGCATGTACTGGATGGCAAGGTAGAACCTTACCCCGGCGTCAGTTACGCAGCCTTTCTGGTGCCCGGCCTGGTCATGATGTCGGTGCTTCAGAATGCGTTTGCGAACTCATCCTCCAGCCTCATTCAATCAAAAATTACTGGCAACCTGGTGTTTGTGTTGTTGCCGCCATTGTCCCATCTCGAGTTTTTCTCGGCGTATGTTCTGGCCTCCATGGCCCGTGGCATTGCTGTTGGCTTGGGGGTTTTGCTGGTCACGGTGGCGTTTGTCGGCCTGCATGTGTCCAACCCGGTGTGGATTCTCGTGCATGCATTGGTAGGTTCAGCCTTGCTGGGCACCATGGGTGTAATTGCCGGTATTTGGGCTGAAAAATTTGACCAGTTGGCGGCCTTCCAGAATTTCATTATCATGCCGGCCACTTTTTTGTCGGGTGTGTTTTATTCCATCCACTCCTTGCCCGCTGTGTGGCAAACCGTGTCGCATTTCAATCCGTTTTTCTACCTCATCGACGGTTTTCGCTATGGTTTTTTTGGGGTAAGCGATGTTAGTCCTTGGTTCAGCCTGGCCATTGGCTTGTCTGCCTGGGCTGTTTTGACTGTGATTGCGATGCGCATGGTGACCTCTGGTTACAAATTGAGGGGATAA